One part of the Spirochaetaceae bacterium genome encodes these proteins:
- a CDS encoding EFR1 family ferrodoxin (N-terminal region resembles flavodoxins. C-terminal ferrodoxin region binds two 4Fe-4S clusters.) — translation MIDNYLPVFKIEDQLAKEPAKKIEEKLANIVQAVTARAEQKVNKGLGSKVMTNIIKRLEVLRDGDVDQKFTVAAGCTQCGICAQVCPVGNIVMQDGPTYQHNCSFCMGCVNLCAANAIQLKGQRSTARFKNPNVTVKAIIAANNQGK, via the coding sequence ATGATTGATAACTACTTGCCAGTATTTAAAATAGAAGACCAATTAGCTAAAGAACCCGCTAAAAAGATAGAAGAAAAATTAGCTAACATAGTTCAAGCTGTAACCGCTAGGGCCGAACAAAAGGTAAATAAGGGATTAGGCAGTAAAGTGATGACAAATATAATAAAGCGGCTGGAGGTGCTACGCGATGGTGATGTGGACCAAAAATTTACTGTAGCGGCCGGTTGTACTCAATGCGGTATTTGCGCCCAAGTTTGCCCGGTAGGAAATATTGTTATGCAAGATGGGCCAACTTATCAACATAACTGTAGCTTTTGTATGGGTTGTGTCAACCTGTGTGCGGCTAACGCCATTCAGCTAAAGGGGCAGCGCAGCACGGCCCGCTTTAAAAACCCCAATGTAACCGTTAAGGCGATAATCGCTGCGAATAATCAGGGAAAGTAA